GTCCACGTCCGATCCGGTGGACGACTCGGGCGACCTGGAGAACATCTTTATGCAGGCGGGCAACGGGCAGATGATCCCGCTGTCCAGCTTTGTCACCTTCGAGGAGCGCGCCGTCGCACCGGAACTGGACCGCGAAGGGCAGAACCGGTCTGTCGAGCTGACGGCGGGGCTGACGCCGGACCTGTCGCTGGGTGACGCGATGACCGAGGTCGAACGGATCGGCGATGAAATCCTGGCCGAGCAGAACCGCATCGTGCCCCTGGCCGAGGCCGCAACGCTGGATCAGACCACCGGCGGCATCTTCATCACCTTCGGCTTTGCCATTCTCGTCGTCTTTCTGGTGTTGTCGGCACAGTTCGAAAGCTTCGTCTCCGCGATCGTGGTGATGGCCACCGTGCCGCTGGGCCTTGCCTGCGCGGTCTTTGCCCTGCTGCTGACGGGGCAGAGCCTGAACGTCTACAGCCAGATCGGGCTGGTGATGCTGATCGGGATCATGGCCAAGAACGGGATTCTCATTGTCGAATTCGCGAACCAGTTGCGCGACAAGGGGCAGGACGTTCATGCCGCGATTCTGGATGCATCCACCATACGCCTGCGTCCGGTGATGATGACCATGACCTCCACCGTGTTGGGGGGTGTGCCGCTGATCCTGTCGGCAGGGGCCGGGGCAGAGGCGCGCGAGGCGCTGGGATGGGTGATCGTCGGGGGGCTGGGCCTTGCCACGCTGTCCACGCTTTACCTGACGCCGGTGGCCTACCTGCTGCTGGCGCGGTTCTCCGTGCCCAAGGCCGAAGCTGAGAAACGCCTGCGTCAGGAACTCGCCGAAGCCGAAGCCCGCTGAAACGGGCGGCGACAACGGCGTCCTGGGGTCACAGGTGATACACGGCGCGCAGTCAACCGATCAAGAGCCGACGGGATAGCACCCCCTGCCCTGCCCAGCCGAATTTACATTCCGGACCCGGCGCCATTCTCCCCAGCGATCCGGCCCTGATATGCGATGAATGTGTGACCCCCGCGCCTTCCCCGAAAAGTTGCCAATTGGCAATATACTGGTTTCTGAATAGATTTCAGCCAGTTAGGAGATCACAGCGGATTGGCTTCGGCAAACCTGCGGAAGAACGCCAGAAAGGCCCTGTCGGGGTCCGCTGGCGGTTCCTTGCCCTGCGCCCAGCTGCGCCACTCGCCTTCGACAAAGTAGATGTCATATCCCGGATGCCGCAGCTTGGCTGTCTCATAGGTCTGCGTCTTGAGAGACGCGCCCTGACGATCCAGCCAGGCCGGACGTGGTTTGGGGGCCGACACCGGGGCCACGTCTTCTGCCCTGCCCTCAGCGCGGGCGCGGCGGCCCGGCGAGGCGAACTGCAGCGCCCGCTCGACCTTGCCCGTCGCCTCCCCATCCTTGCGCCACCAGCGCAGCTCCACATGGGTCACGCTGCGGCCCGTCTTGATCGGCGTCACCTCGACCATATAGTCCGACAGCGCCGATACCTCCTCCACCGCGGGGTCGATGGCCCGCATCCGCAGGTTCGACCATGACGTCAACTTGCCCTTGGGCACCCCCAGCACCCCGCGCAGCGCGTCGAGCGTGAACTTCTCGGAAGAGCGCCAGCGGAGGTTCCCGCGCTTCTGCACCATCTCGTAAAGCGTCAGGGCATATTTCGAGCTGAGCGCGAACATCACCTCGCGCTGAAGCCGGGCGAATATTGTGGAATTCGAGATGATCCTGCGCAAGCGCGGCGGAATCTCGTATTCCAGCAGCCCGTCAGACCGGGCCATTTCCAGGTTGCCGCCCAGCAGCTGCACCCGTTCGACGGCGGGCTTGCCCTCCCAGACCGCCTCGACCTTGACGATGGCGGCCATCAGCCGTTCGATGCTCTCGCCCACGCGATCGTTCGAGTTGTGCGACCCGCGCAGCTCCGACTTCGCGATGACGTGCAGCACCGGCTTGTCGATCGCCTCCCAGGCGTTTTCCAACAGTTGGTTGTAGATTCGCCGGTCGGTCAGAGTCAGCGGCGTGACCTCTATCAGGTCCACCAGCTCTCCGGGTTTGACCAACGACTCACGGCTTGGCCGGGCGTCGACGGTGCGGTAAGCTTTGGTTGGTTTGGACATACTGCGCGATTCCATACCTCTTTTTCTTACTTTTGTATCCGCAGAGATGTAATTTGACAAGCTCGGTCGTGCTGGGCCAGCACCCAGAATGTAAGCCTGAAGCCGGCCCCCTGGAACGGGTGCGATTCGCAAACACCTGCAAAGCAAGGGTTTTACGACCCCCCGATTCGGCACCGGCCGGGGCACCCGAAACGTAAGATTAAGGCCCGCAAAATGTAGCGCCAGCCATCCCCATACGTAGCGCCAGCCACCCCGGGACGTAAGCCAAACCATCCCGAAAAGTAGTCTAACATGGGCGAAACCCCTTGGTTATCAGGCGTTGCAGCCACCTGAACATAAGAATCCAAGAATCAAGAATAGGGCTGGTTTTGTATTTTTTGGATTTGGTTTGGGCGCAGTTTCAGGCCCCTCCATGTCGATCCTTACCTTTTGGGCGGTTGCATCGCCTCTCAGACCGTCAAAAGCCGAACCTTGCCGCCCCCTGCCCCGACTTCCGGACATGATGCCGTCATGTCCCTAGGTTCGGTTTTTGCGATAATGTTCCGAAATATTCGCACTTGAGGGGACTCGTCCAAAAGTGCATGCTCAGGCAAAGAAAAATCCAAGAGCAGCGTAGACATTATGCAGGACTTCCCTGTCTCCCTCAACGAAATCGACAATCTTGCCCGGCGCGCGGATACCGTGATCAGACGGCTCCGCGAAAGGGTGTTTTCCCCCGGCGCGCAGAAAAGCCTGTCTGTCCGGTTCAACGTTCGGACCGCAGCCGAAATGGCAGGCCGGACCGAGAAAGCGGTGCGCGATGCGGAAGCCGACGGCAGGCTGCCGACACCGGAAAAAGACCCTGATACCGGCCGCCGTACCGGGTACAGCCTGGAACAGGTCAACCGCATGCGCGAGGTGTTCGGCACCCTGCCCCACCGCGCGCCGGATGATCCCGCGACGGTTCTTGCCGTGCAGAACTTCAAAGGTGGCGTCGGGAAATCGACGGTCGTGGTCCATCTGGCCCAATACCTCGCCCTGCGCGGCTACCGGGTCTGCGTGATCGACTGCGACAGCCAGGGTTCCACCACGTCGATCTTTGGTCTGAACCCGGATGTGGACGTGGACGAGGATGAGGATACGCTCTACCCATTCTTTCGCCACGGCGGACCCACCAGCCTGCACTACGCGTTGCGCGCGACCTATTGGCCCGGCATCGCGATGATCCCTGCCAACCTTGGGCTGTATGACGCGGAATACGAGTTCGCCGCCCGCATGGTGCGCGAGCAGAGCTTTGTTCTGGACCGTCTGCGTCAGGGAATAGAGACGATTTCAGACCAGTTCGACGTGATCCTGCTGGATCCGCCCCCGGCGTTGGGGATGATCTCTCTTTCCGTGCTGAGGGCGGCCAATGCGCTGCTTATCCCGGCGCCGCCCAACAACATCGACTTTGGGTCGACCGCGCATTTTCTCAAGATGATGGGGGCCACCCTGAACGAGCTGGCCGAACACGGGGGCGCGCGCGGCTATCATTTTGTTAAGATTCTCGCGACCAAGATGAATGATCAGAAAAGCGCGCATCAGGCGATCAAGCGGGTGATGGAGGCGGTGTTTCCCCAGGACCTGCTGCAGGCCGTGCTCAAGGACAGTGCGGAGATCGACAATGCCACCGCCAATCTGATGACGGTATACGAAATGACCGGAGCCGCGACCCGAACAGACACGCACAAGCGGTGCAGGGTCTATCTGGACGCGGTGGGCCGGGAGGTTGAAACGCTGATCCGCAAGACATGGCCCAGCCATCACGCGGTCCTGAGAAAGGAAGGCATCCTGTGAGCAAGCGACACGACGCGGTATTCGACGACGTTCTCAAAGACCTGGGCGACGAGTCCCCGGCGCGCGACCGGTCCGGCGCGCGGTTCCTGAAACGGTCGAACACGATGGCTGAACAGGCGGGCGGCCACCGTCAGGAAAAGGTGCTGCGGCTGGTCGATCCGGCCCGCTGCGTGATGTGGGAGGGGCATAACCGGGCCTATGACCTGCTGACCGAGGACAACTGCCGGGACCTGATCG
This genomic interval from Sulfitobacter sp. THAF37 contains the following:
- a CDS encoding replication initiation protein is translated as MSKPTKAYRTVDARPSRESLVKPGELVDLIEVTPLTLTDRRIYNQLLENAWEAIDKPVLHVIAKSELRGSHNSNDRVGESIERLMAAIVKVEAVWEGKPAVERVQLLGGNLEMARSDGLLEYEIPPRLRRIISNSTIFARLQREVMFALSSKYALTLYEMVQKRGNLRWRSSEKFTLDALRGVLGVPKGKLTSWSNLRMRAIDPAVEEVSALSDYMVEVTPIKTGRSVTHVELRWWRKDGEATGKVERALQFASPGRRARAEGRAEDVAPVSAPKPRPAWLDRQGASLKTQTYETAKLRHPGYDIYFVEGEWRSWAQGKEPPADPDRAFLAFFRRFAEANPL
- a CDS encoding AAA family ATPase, yielding MQDFPVSLNEIDNLARRADTVIRRLRERVFSPGAQKSLSVRFNVRTAAEMAGRTEKAVRDAEADGRLPTPEKDPDTGRRTGYSLEQVNRMREVFGTLPHRAPDDPATVLAVQNFKGGVGKSTVVVHLAQYLALRGYRVCVIDCDSQGSTTSIFGLNPDVDVDEDEDTLYPFFRHGGPTSLHYALRATYWPGIAMIPANLGLYDAEYEFAARMVREQSFVLDRLRQGIETISDQFDVILLDPPPALGMISLSVLRAANALLIPAPPNNIDFGSTAHFLKMMGATLNELAEHGGARGYHFVKILATKMNDQKSAHQAIKRVMEAVFPQDLLQAVLKDSAEIDNATANLMTVYEMTGAATRTDTHKRCRVYLDAVGREVETLIRKTWPSHHAVLRKEGIL